Proteins co-encoded in one Lates calcarifer isolate ASB-BC8 linkage group LG17, TLL_Latcal_v3, whole genome shotgun sequence genomic window:
- the LOC108881394 gene encoding 40S ribosomal protein S27-like, with amino-acid sequence MPLAKDLMHPSFAEERRRHKKKRLVQSPNSYFMDVKCMGCYRITTIFSHAQTVVPCTGCSIILCQPRGGKCRLTAGCAFRRKYT; translated from the exons CTGGCTAAGGACCTGATGCACCCCAGCTTCGCAGAGGAGCGGAGAAGACACAAAAAGAAGAGGCTGGTTCAGAGTCCCAACTCTTACTTCATGGATGTTAAATGCATGG GCTGTTATAGGATCACCACCATCTTCAGCCATGCTCAGACAGTGGTACCCTGTACAGGCTGCTCTATAATCCTCTGCCAGCCTCGAGGGGGGAAATGCAGACTAACTGCtg GCTGTGCCTTCAGACGGAAATATACTTGA